In Deinococcus seoulensis, the following are encoded in one genomic region:
- a CDS encoding NAD-dependent epimerase/dehydratase family protein → MDILILGGTQFVGRHIVLAFLAGGHRVSILTRGQSPDELPAGVERLRGDRAEAGGLDTLSGRRWDACVDVSGYTPAAVQASAAELRDRVNRYVFVSTVSVYAEPGRHPVREDDPLLPPAPADQTEVTGASYGPLKVACEQIVQEVFGDRATILRPQIVAGPFDHTARYPYWPDRAAGGGGETLLPGDGEDHVQVIDARDLAAFTVRAVEQDVGGVFNVAGPRLSWAHFAGVLGIRQPVWVPADALERLGLGFRELPLFIPESGEQAGLMDVDAGRALASGLTLRGPEVTARDTRAWSAGAALTYALTPEREAQALAAWREEQAG, encoded by the coding sequence ATGGACATCCTGATTCTGGGCGGCACGCAGTTCGTGGGTCGGCACATCGTGCTGGCGTTCCTGGCGGGTGGGCACCGCGTGAGCATCCTGACGCGCGGGCAGTCCCCGGACGAGTTGCCAGCCGGGGTCGAGCGGCTGCGCGGCGACCGGGCCGAGGCGGGCGGACTGGACACCCTGTCGGGCCGCCGCTGGGACGCCTGCGTGGATGTCAGCGGGTACACCCCGGCGGCCGTGCAGGCGAGTGCGGCGGAGCTGCGGGACCGGGTGAACCGCTACGTGTTTGTCAGCACGGTCAGCGTGTACGCCGAGCCGGGCCGTCACCCGGTGCGGGAGGACGACCCGCTGCTGCCTCCGGCGCCCGCCGACCAGACCGAGGTGACGGGCGCCAGTTACGGCCCGCTGAAGGTGGCCTGCGAGCAGATCGTGCAGGAGGTGTTCGGGGACCGCGCCACCATCCTGCGGCCGCAGATCGTGGCGGGGCCGTTCGATCACACGGCCCGCTACCCGTACTGGCCGGACCGGGCGGCCGGTGGGGGAGGGGAGACCCTGCTGCCCGGCGACGGTGAGGACCACGTGCAGGTGATCGACGCGCGTGACCTCGCCGCGTTCACGGTGCGCGCGGTCGAGCAGGACGTGGGTGGCGTGTTCAACGTGGCAGGGCCGCGCCTGAGCTGGGCGCACTTCGCGGGCGTGCTGGGCATCCGTCAACCCGTATGGGTCCCGGCGGACGCCCTGGAACGCCTGGGCCTGGGCTTCCGCGAGTTACCGCTGTTCATCCCGGAGAGTGGCGAGCAGGCAGGCCTGATGGACGTGGATGCCGGGCGCGCCCTGGCGTCGGGCCTGACCCTGCGCGGCCCGGAGGTGACGGCCCGTGACACCCGTGCCTGGAGTGCCGGGGCCGCCCTGACCTACGCCCTGACGCCGGAACGCGAGGCACAGGCGCTGGCTGCCTGGAGAGAAGAACAGGCCGGGTAG
- the dnaA gene encoding chromosomal replication initiator protein DnaA has protein sequence MSQEIWADVLGYVRKNISEVEYHTWFAPVKNLGVQEGSLVLGVRNSFAQEWFRKHYLELLEDALRSLGAQNPQVSFQVLPAAQDALLLPSDPPPPPPAPAGRAAPAPAPVENRKVLNPKYTFENFVVGPNNNLAHAAALAVAESPGKAYNPLFIYGDVGLGKTHLMHAVGHYMTERFPGKRIEYVSTESFTNDLINAIREDRMTQFRNRYRSVDLLLVDDIQFLAGKERTQEEFFHTFNALYENHKQIILSSDRPPKDIQTLEGRLRSRFEWGLITDIQSPEYETRVAILKMNAEHNRIDIPQEVLELIARQVTTNIRELEGALMRVVAFCSLNNVPFSRAVAAKALSNVFTPQEVKVEMMDVLKQVAAHYNMPPDVIRGSGRVREVVLPRQVAQYLIRELTDHSLPEIGQFFGRDHSTVMHAISKVTEQVGREPEITAAVETLRRKMQGLEDDEYDT, from the coding sequence ATCTCGCAGGAAATCTGGGCGGACGTGCTTGGGTACGTCCGCAAGAACATTTCAGAGGTGGAATACCACACCTGGTTCGCCCCCGTGAAAAACCTCGGCGTGCAGGAAGGATCGCTGGTGCTGGGCGTGCGGAACTCGTTCGCGCAGGAGTGGTTCCGCAAGCATTACCTGGAGTTGCTGGAAGACGCGCTGCGCAGTCTGGGCGCGCAGAATCCGCAGGTGAGCTTCCAGGTGCTGCCGGCCGCGCAGGACGCGCTGCTGCTGCCCAGCGACCCGCCGCCGCCCCCACCCGCCCCGGCTGGACGCGCGGCCCCGGCGCCCGCGCCCGTCGAGAACCGCAAGGTCCTGAACCCCAAGTACACCTTCGAGAATTTCGTGGTGGGGCCAAACAACAACCTCGCGCACGCGGCGGCGCTGGCCGTCGCGGAGTCGCCCGGCAAGGCGTACAACCCGCTGTTCATCTACGGCGACGTCGGGCTGGGCAAGACCCACCTGATGCACGCGGTCGGGCATTACATGACCGAACGCTTTCCGGGCAAGCGCATCGAGTACGTCTCGACCGAGTCGTTCACGAACGACCTGATCAACGCGATCCGCGAGGACCGCATGACGCAGTTCCGGAACCGTTACCGCAGCGTGGATCTGCTGCTGGTCGACGATATTCAGTTCCTGGCCGGCAAGGAGCGCACGCAGGAGGAGTTCTTCCATACCTTCAACGCGCTGTACGAGAACCACAAGCAGATCATCCTGAGTTCCGACCGGCCGCCGAAGGACATCCAGACGCTGGAGGGGCGGCTTCGCAGCCGGTTCGAGTGGGGTCTGATCACGGACATCCAGTCGCCGGAGTACGAGACGCGCGTGGCGATCCTGAAGATGAACGCCGAGCACAACCGCATCGACATTCCGCAGGAGGTGCTGGAACTGATCGCGCGGCAGGTGACGACCAACATCCGTGAGCTGGAGGGCGCGCTGATGCGGGTGGTGGCGTTCTGTAGCCTGAACAACGTGCCCTTTTCGCGGGCGGTGGCGGCCAAGGCGCTGAGCAACGTGTTCACGCCGCAGGAAGTCAAGGTCGAGATGATGGATGTGCTCAAGCAGGTGGCGGCGCACTACAACATGCCGCCGGACGTGATCCGTGGGTCCGGGCGGGTGCGTGAGGTGGTGCTGCCGCGTCAGGTGGCGCAGTACCTGATCCGTGAGTTGACGGATCACTCACTGCCGGAAATCGGTCAGTTTTTCGGGCGGGATCATTCGACCGTGATGCATGCCATCAGTAAAGTGACGGAGCAGGTGGGCCGCGAACCCGAGATCACGGCGGCGGTCGAGACCCTGCGCCGCAAGATGCAGGGTCTGGAAGACGACGAATATGATACATAA